The genomic window GGCGATGCAGGAAACGCTGCGCCACGTCAGCGAGGTCACCCGCGTCAGCCGCGAGACCGCCGAGCACCTCGGCTTCGACCTCGCCGACGATTCGCTCGCCGCATTCCGGGTCGACGCCGAGGGCATGGTCGAAATCCCGCGCTGGCGGCACGCCGTCATCAATTTCCCGCATCCGCTGCTGAAGCAGGGGCTGGTCATCCTCGACACGCCGGGGCTGAACGCGATCGGCACCGAACCCGAGCTGACGCTGTCGCTGCTGCCGAACGCGCACGCGGTGCTGTTCATCCTCGCCGCCGACACCGGCGTCACGCAGTCCGACCTCGCCATCTGGAAGGAGCACGTCGACGCGCCGGACGGCCGCAAGAAGGGGCGCCTCGTCGTGCTGAACAAGATCGACGGCCAGTGGGACGAGCTGAAGAGCGCGGCCGAGGTCGACTTCGAGATCGCCCGCCAGGTCGGCAGCTGCGCCACCATCCTCAACCTGCCGGCCAACCAGATCTTCCCGGTGTCGGCACAGAAGGGGCTGGTCGCCAAGATCAACGCCGACGACGCGCTGCTCGAGAAGAGCCGCATCCCGGCGCTGGAACGCGCGCTGTCCGAGGAACTGATCCCGGCCAAGCAGGAGATCGTCCGCGACGACACCGAGAACGAGTTCAACGAGCTCGGCCTGCGCGCGCGCGGCCTGCTCGAATCGCGGCTCGCCGGCCTGCGCGAGCAGCTGGCCGAGCTGACCGAGCTGCGCGGCAAGAACCGCGGTGTCGTCGAATACATGATGGGCAAGGTGCGCACCGAGAAGGAGGAGTTCGAATCCGGACTGCAGCGTTACTACGCGGTGCGCAGCATCTTCTCGACGCTGACCAACAAGCTGTTCGCCCACCTCGGCCTGGACACGCTGCGCGCGCTGACGCAGTCGACGCGCGAGTCGATGCTGGAGGCGACCTTCTCCAAGCAGCTCTCCGACGCGATGGCCAACTTCTTCGCGGTCAGCCGCGACGCGCTGGCAAAGTCGAAGGGCGAGGTCGACGAGATCCACAAGATGATGGAGGCGATCTACCGCAAGTTCTCGGTCGAGCACGGCCTCAAGCTGGGCAGCCCGGCGAGCTTCTCGCTGCTGCGCTACGAGAAGGAGCTCGACCGCCTGGAAACCTGGTGCGACACGCACCTGAACACGATGTTCCAGCTGCTGCGCCACGACAAGGCGCACCTCACGCAAAAGTTCTTCGAGGAGGTGGCGATGCAGGTGCGGCGCGCCTTCGAGCACGCCAACCGGCATGCCGAGGGCTGGCTGAAGGCGATCATGGCACCGATGGAGACGCAGGTGCGCGAGCACCAGATCCAGCTGAAGCGGCGCCTGGAAAGCATCAAGCGCATCCATCAGGCGACCGATACGCTGGAGGAGCGGATCGGCGAGCTGACGCACGTCGAGTCGACGCTGGTCGCGCAGATCGCCGCGCTGGCGTCGATCACCGCCGCCGTGCAGGAGGCGCTACGCGCCGAGGTCGACCCGCGCGACCAGATGGTCGTCAATCTCTGACCCGGCCGCAAAGAAAAAAGCGCCGCACCCCCGACCCGGGGCTGCGGCGCTTTTTCTTGTCGTTCCGGCGAGCGGCGGTCAGGCCGGGCGCTTGTTCCCCGTCAGCTGCTCGTACTTGACCCACAGCTGGTCGGCGGTCTCGACCACATCGGGGTTCTTCGGAATGCAGTCCACCGGGCACACCTCCACGCACTGCGGCGTGTCGTAGTGGCCCACGCACTCCGTGCACTTGGCCGGGTCGATCTCATAGATCTCGGCGCCCTGCGAAATCGCCTCGTTCGGGCATTCCGGCTCGCACACGTCGCAGTTGATGCATTCGTCGGTAATCATCAAAGCCATAGCTGCTCTTCCTTCAATTGTTGAAAGTCTCGGAAACCTTTTGCGCCAGCCGCTCATGCACCAGCGGGTGGACGAACTTGCTGACATCGCCGCCGAGCACGGCGATCTCGCGAACCATCGTCGCCGAGATGAACATGTATTGTTCGCCCGGCGTCAGGAATACTGTTTCGACCTCCGGATAGAGGTTGCGGTTCATGCCCGCCATCTGGAACTCGTACTCGAAGTC from Azospira restricta includes these protein-coding regions:
- a CDS encoding dynamin family protein — its product is MSLAQQFAAYAAWRSQLGEGLERLRNWLADNELNDAQTDLRLTQLLERLREDRLHVAFVAEFSRGKSELINAIFFADYGNRMLPSSAGRTTMCPTELMYDPAKPPCVELLPIETRANSAGVSEYKKFPEEWRRVPLDVASAEAMQETLRHVSEVTRVSRETAEHLGFDLADDSLAAFRVDAEGMVEIPRWRHAVINFPHPLLKQGLVILDTPGLNAIGTEPELTLSLLPNAHAVLFILAADTGVTQSDLAIWKEHVDAPDGRKKGRLVVLNKIDGQWDELKSAAEVDFEIARQVGSCATILNLPANQIFPVSAQKGLVAKINADDALLEKSRIPALERALSEELIPAKQEIVRDDTENEFNELGLRARGLLESRLAGLREQLAELTELRGKNRGVVEYMMGKVRTEKEEFESGLQRYYAVRSIFSTLTNKLFAHLGLDTLRALTQSTRESMLEATFSKQLSDAMANFFAVSRDALAKSKGEVDEIHKMMEAIYRKFSVEHGLKLGSPASFSLLRYEKELDRLETWCDTHLNTMFQLLRHDKAHLTQKFFEEVAMQVRRAFEHANRHAEGWLKAIMAPMETQVREHQIQLKRRLESIKRIHQATDTLEERIGELTHVESTLVAQIAALASITAAVQEALRAEVDPRDQMVVNL
- a CDS encoding YfhL family 4Fe-4S dicluster ferredoxin gives rise to the protein MALMITDECINCDVCEPECPNEAISQGAEIYEIDPAKCTECVGHYDTPQCVEVCPVDCIPKNPDVVETADQLWVKYEQLTGNKRPA